TCTTCGGCGTGCAGATCGTGGCACCGAGATCCATCATCGCCTGGGCGAAATCGCCGGTGCGCGCGGGCGGCATCAGCGACGCCGCTAGCCGCTTGATTTCCGGCTTGGCCGCCGGCAACGCTTCCTCGACGGCGAACAGCCGGCTCACCACGCGTTCGACATTGCCGTCGACGGGCACCGCCGGCAGATCGAATGCGATGGCGCCGATCGCCGCCGCGGTGTAGTCGCCGATGCCCGGCAGAGCGCGCAGCGCCTCGAGATCGGCCGGGAAAACGCCGCCATGGCGCTCGACCACCGCGATGGCGCAGGCATGCAGATTGCGGGCGCGGGCGTAATAGCCGAGGCCGGCCCAGGCGCGCAGCACGTCATCGAGCGCGGCTTCGGCCAGCTTTTCGACGTTCGGCCATTTGCTCAGGAACTTCGCGAAATACGGACCCACCGTTTTCACGGTCGTCTGCTGCAACATGATTTCCGACAGCCACACTGCATAGGGCGCGGTGCGTTCGCCCTTCCGCGCCCGCCACGGGAGAACGCGGCGGTGCCGGTCGTACCAGGCGAGCAGGTCGGCCGGGTCGGGGGTCGCTTTCTTTCGCCGCGGGACGCGGACTGCTACGTTCATGGCCGCACGATCCTAGAACCCCGCATGATCCCGAAAAGTGGGAACCGGTTTTCGGACAAGATCATGCGTCATAGAAAGCCCCGATGAGCAAGCCTTCGAGCAGTTTTCCCCGTCCGTTGTCCGACTTCACCGCGGCGAGCCTCGGTGGCGTCCTGAAGGCACAGGGCTTTGCCTCGACCGAAATCCTCACCCGCTGGCCGGCCATCGTCGGGGCGGAAATCGCCGCCCATAGCGAGCCTATGAAGATCAATTGGCCGAAACCGAAGCAAGACACTGGCGACGTGGAGCAGGCCGAACCGGCCACTCTGGTGCTGCGGGTCGAAGGACCGATGGCGCTGGAAATCCAGCATCAGTCGTCGGTTATTCTGGAGCGGGTGAACCGGTTCTTCGGCTGGCACGCGGTCGGCCGGCTGGCGCTTCGGCAAGCGCCATTGCGTCGCAAGACGCCGAAGCCCCGGCCCAGCCCGCCGGATCCGGCCCTGACTGCGCGGCTCGCCGCTGACATGCCGGAAATCGAGGATGACGACCTGCGCAACGCGCTGGCCCGGCTGGGCACGGCTATCAAGACAAAGTGAGCCGTGCTGGCGATCGGGCCCGGCTTCGCGCCATTGCCACAATCGTCCTGTCCAGCTAGCAGAATGCCCTGCGCGGACGCCTTTTCCGCGAACAATGTAACGGAGATATCCCTTGCGCCTGACCCGACGTGAATTCTGCCAGAGCACGGCTTTCGTGGCGCTCGCGACGGCCTTGGGGATGTCCGCTCTGCCCGCCCTCACCGAACCGGCGCTGGCGCAGGCGGCGGTGTCTGAAACGGAACTGATGGCACCTACGGCTTTGCCGGACATGGCGCTCGGCGATCCGAAGGCGCCCGTCACCGTCATCGAATATGCCTCGATGACCTGCCCGCACTGTGCGACCTTCACCGAGAAAACCTTCCCCGACATCAAGAAGAAATACGTCGACACCGGCAAGGTGCGCTTCATCTTCCGCGAGTTCCCGCTCGACAACCTCGCCGCCGCCGTCTTCATGCTGGCGCGCTGCAATGCCGAGACCAATGCCGACAAGTATTTCGCCTTTATCGACACCATGTTCCGCCAGCAGCGCACCTGGGCGGTCGAAAAGCCGCTGGAGCCGCTGCTGACCATCTCCAAGCAGGCCGGTTTCACCCAGGAAACCTTCAACGCCTGCCTGTCGAACCAGAAGGTTCTGGATGGTATCGAGGCGATGCGTCAGCGCGCCGTGGACAAGTTCAAGGTCCAGTCGACCCCGTCCTTCTTCATCAACGGCAAGCTCTATACCGGCGCCCTGTCGGTGGACGAGATGTCCAAGATCATCGACCCGCTGATCAAGAGCTGAACTGGCTCAGGTTCCACCGGACCGCAATATATAGTCCGGTGGTACAAGGGTATTTTTACTGCCATCCACAGCCGAAAAGACTGGAAAACCGGGCTTTTGCGGTCCACCTCGGTTGCCTGCACGTCATCAAAATTTCATTCTTCCGCGTAATGCGGCATACGACGTATAGCGCCCGGGCGGTGGCCCCGGCACCCAGCTCTCGTTAGTCATCGGCAATCCCTGAAGGCGGCGCATGCGCCGCCCGCGGGTCGAGGTTCCTCAGTATGATTCTTACCCGTTTGCGTCTCCTCGGTTTCAAGTCCTTCGTTGAGCCGACCGATTTTGTCATCGAGCCGGGCCTGACCGGCGTGGTCGGACCGAACGGCTGCGGCAAATCGAACCTCGTCGAAGCGCTGCGTTGGGTGATGGGCGAGAACTCGTACAAGTCGATGCGTGCGTCCTCGATGGACGACGTCATCTTCTCGGGCTCGAACACGCGCCCGGCCCGCAACAACGCCGAAGTCGCGATCCTGATCGACAACAAGGAACGTTCGGCGCCGGCGCAGTTCAACGACACCGACACACTGGAAATCGCCCGCCGCATCGAGCGCGAGTCCGGTTCGGCCTATCGCATCAACGGCAAGGAAGTGCGCGCACGCGACGTGCAAATCGTGTTCGCGGACGCTTCCACCGGCGCGCGCTCGCCGGCACTCGTGCATCAGGGCCGCATTGGCGAAATCATTCAGGCCAAGCCGGAGCAGCGCCGCCGCGTGCTGGAAGAAGCCGCCGGCGTTTCCGGACTCCACGCCCGCCGTCATGAAGCCGAATTGCGCCTCAAGGCCGCCGAAGCCAACCTGCTGCGCATTGAGGACGTGATCGGCCAGCTCGCCGGCCAGATGGAAGCGCTGCGCAAGCAGGCCAAGCAGGCGATCCGCTATCGCACAGTCTCGGCGCAGGTGCGCAAGACCGAAGCCACGCTCTATCATCTGCGCTGGACCGCCGCGAATGTCGAGCAGACCGCCGCCGAGCACGCCAAGGATCTGTGCGTGCGCGAAGTCGCCGCACGCACCGAAGCGCAGGCCGAGGCCTCCGTCCGCCAGACCAATCTCGCCGCCACGTTACCGCCGCTGCGCGAAGCCGAAGCCCGCGCCGGCGCCGCGCTGCATCGCCTGAATGTCGCGATGCAGGAACTCGATCGCGAAGAGCAGCGCGCCAAGGACCGCATCTCCGAACTCGACAAGCGTCTCGTGCAGTTCGCCGCCGACGCCGAGCGCGAGCAGAAGCTGGTCGCCGACGCCGAAGCGGCGATCGCCCGCCTCGCGGCCGAAGAAGAGATGATCAAGGCCGAGGCCGCCGAGAGCGCCGGCCGCCGTTCGGGCGTCGATGCCCGGGTCGAGGAAGCCGGCAGCGCGCTCGCCGCCGCCGAGAAGGTGTTCTCCGAACTCACCGCGCGGCTCGCCGATCTCACCGCGCAGCGCAACCAACTCGAAGCCGCCATGCGCCAGCATCGCGACCGCGCCGGCAAGATCGAGGCCGAGATGGCTGAAATTACCCGCGAGATCGAGACACTGGATAGCCATAGCGGCCCTGATCTCGCCGCGCTGACGGCCGAGGTCGAGGATCTGCAGCAGGCGCTGGCCAACGCCGAAAACGCGGCCATCGACGCCGAAGCCGCGCACGCCGCCGCGCGCGCGGCGCTTGAAGCCTCGCGCAATCCGCTGACCGAGGCCGAGCGCCGCGTGCAGCGGCTGGAAACCGAGGCCAAGACCTTGTCCAAGGTGCTGGCGGTCGAGAGCAAGAATTTGTGGCCGCCGGTGATGGACAACATCATCGTCGACAAGGGCTTCGAGAAGGCGCTCGGCGCCGCGCTCGGCGACGACCTCGACGCGCCAATCGATGCGACGGCGCCGATGCGCTGGGTCGGCTCCAAGGTGGACGCCAACGATCCGTCGCTGCCCGATGGCGCGACGCCGCTGTCCGCGCATGTCCGCGCGCCCGAGGAACTGACGCGCCGCCTCAACCAGATCGGCGTCGTCGACAAGGAAGCTGGCCCGCGCCTCGCCGCTCAATTGCGGCCTGGCCAGCGTCTCGTGTCTCCCGAGGGCGATCTGTGGCGCTGGGACGGCTTTGCCGCCGCGGCCCATGCCCCAACCGGCGCCGCGCGCCGCCTCGCCGAACGCGCCCGTTTGGCGGAAATCGAGTCCGAACTTGAAGTCGCCCGGGCGGACGCCGAGGCCGCGCGAGCGGCCAACGAAGCCGCGCAAGAGGCGCTGACCGCCGCAGCCGCAGCCGAACAGGAACATCGCAACGCCGGCCGCGAGCGTCAGCGCGAGGTCAATGCCGCGCGCGACCGCCACGAAGCCGCCGAGCGCGAGGTCAACCGCAATGCCGCGCGGCTGTCGGCGCTGACCGAAGCCCGCACGCGCCTCACCTCAAATCACGACGAAGCCACCGCGGGCATGGCGGAAGCCGAGGCCGCGCTGGCTGCGCTCGCTCCGGCCGCCGACCTCGAAGCCGAGCTCGCCACGGTGCGCGACGACATCGCCGCCAAGCGGGCGCATCTCGCCGAGGTTCGCGCCGAGCAGCAGGCCATCGTCCGCGAAGCGGAAATCGCCGATCGCCGCTTGCGTCAGGTCGGCGAGGAAAAGGCCGGGTGGTTCACGCGGCAGGAAAGCGCCCGCAGCCAGACCGAAACCCTGGCCCTCCGTCATGAAGAGGCGCAGCGCGACCGCGCCGAACTCGAAAACGCGCCGCAGGTCTTCGCCGAGAAGCGCGAAGCGCTGATCAGCGAAGTGCAACTGGCCGAAGCCGACCGCCGCGAATGCGCCGACCGGCTGCAGGAAGCCGAGAACGCCCTGGCCGACGCCGATCGCGACGCCCGCGCCGCGCTGGAAGCCGCCTCCACCGCGCGCGAGGAAGCCGCCCGCGCCGAGGAACGCTTCGAGGCGTCGAAACGCCGCCTGACCGACATCGCCCGTGAAATCCACGACATGCTCGAGGTCGAGCCGCAGGCCGTCGCCGAACTCGCCGAACTCAAGGAAGGCGAAGCCCTGCCTGACCTCGCCGAAATCGAAGCCACGCTGGAGCGGCTGCGCCGCGAGCGTGAGCGTCTCGGCGCCGTCAATCTACGCGCCGAGGAAGAACTGATCGAGGTCGAGACCCAGCATACCTCGCTGACCGCCGAGCGTGACGATCTCGTCGAGGCAATCAAGAAGCTGCGTCTCGGCATCCAGAGCCTCAACCGCGAAGCGCGCGAGCGCCTGATGGCCTCGTTCCAGCAGGTCAACACGCACTTCCAGCAGCTCTTCACCAAGCTGTTCAACGGCGGCACCGCCGAACTGCAGCTCATCGAGAGCGACGATCCGCTCGAGGCCGGCCTCGAAATCCTGGCCAAGCCCCCCGGCAAGAAGCCGGCGACCTTGTCGCTGCTCTCGGGCGGCGAGCAGGCGCTGACCGCCATGGCGTTGATCTTCGCGGTGTTCCTCACCAATCCGGCGCCGATCTGCGTGCTGGACGAAGTCGACGCGCCGCTCGACGATCACAACGTCGAACGGTTCTGCGACATGCTGGACGAGATGACGCAGTCGACCGACACGCGCTTCGTCATCATCACGCACAATCCGATCACCATGGCGCGCATGAACCGGCTGTTCGGTGTCACCATGGCGGAGCGCGGCGTCTCGCAACTGGTCTCGGTCGATCTCGAAGCGGCCGTGCGATTCAGGGAAGCGGGCTGACACTTCATTGCAGATATTATTCTGCATTGATTATTTGGAAGATTGGCGGTGTCCGCCGATCTTTTGTTACAATTACCGCTTATTAAACATCTAGTTGCAGCCGTGCAAAATCGCGGTTGCAAACAAAAAACATTTGGCATTTCGCTATTTGAGCGATAGGACGCACGCGTGCGCGAATAGCAGCCGCTTATCTCAATACGACGAAGGAAAATGTAATGGCTAAAAAGTCCGCCAAGAAGGCCGCCGCAAAGAAGATCCGGCGCAGGCCATGGACCAATGAAGAATACAAGAAGCTGAAGGCACATTCGAAAGCGCGCACGCCGGTCGCCAAGATTGCCAAGGAGTTCAAGCGCACGCCTGGAGCGCTGCGTCAGCAGGCTCTCAAGCTCAACATCGGCCTGGGCCATCAGCGCTAACCGCTCGACCTGCCCGATTGCCGCATGGCCGCCATGCAGTTTCTTCGAACTGGATGGCCCGCAAAAATTCAGCCTTAGCGCGATCCTCGGCGGAACCAATCACCGGGGACGGGGTTAGTTAGCCGACTCTTAAGTCGGGCGGCTCCCCCCTTACCCCCCGAATAGCCGTCTGGCGAAAAGGCCCCGAACGCGAGTTCGGGGTCTTTTTTCTGCGATCCGGCCGGTTTACACATGGTTCCGGCCATGAGCGGCCATTTCCGGTTCCGTCATCGCGCCGACGGCTGAACCGGGTTCGACAAATCGGCGGCTCGATTTCATCAGGAGCGATCGAATGTCCACCACAGGCTGGGTCATCCTTGGCGTCGTCGTCGTGGTCGTGCTGTGGGCCATTTCCATTTACAATAGCTTGGTCGCGATGCGGCAGCGCGCCAATCAGGCCTTCGCCGACATCGACGTCCAGCTCAAGCAGCGCCACGACCTCATCCCGAACCTGGTCGAGACCGTCAAAGGCTATGCGGCGCACGAGCGCGGTACCCTGGAAGCCGTGGTCCAGGCGCGCAACGCCGCCATCGCGGCCCCTGGGGTCGAACAAAAGGTGGCCGCCGAGAACATGCTGACCGGGGCGCTGCGCCAGCTTTTCGCTCTGGCGGAGAGCTATCCGGACCTCAAGGCCAATACAAACTTCCTCCAGCTCCAGAGCGAGCTGGCCGATATCGAGAACAAGCTGGCCGCGGCGCGGCGCTTCTTCAACAATGCGGTGCAGGAATACAACACCGGGATCGAGCAGTTTCCCGCAGCACTGTTCGCCGGCATCTTCGGCTTCCACCCCCGCACCTTCTTCGATCTCGGCGACGCACGGCCGCAGCTGGAGCAGGCACCGAGCGTGAAATTCTGATGCCTTGGGGCGAGTGGTCCCCCGCATCCGTCATGTCCGGCTTTATGCCGGGCATCCACGACTTGCTTCCATAAGGCGTGGATGGCCGGGACAAGCCCGGCCATGACGTCGATAGGTGCAGCGCACGGTCATGGCCGCCGACGGTCTTTACACTCACATCCAGTCGAACCGACGGCGGTCGATCGCATTGCTCATCGGCCTGTTCGGGCTGGTCTATGTGCTGGTGTTCGCCGGCGCGCTGCTGGCCGAGGCCATGAGTGTTCCCGACGCGCCGCTCGAATACCTGGTGCAGGCGGCGGTCCACGATCTTGTGCTGGCCGCGCCAGTCGCGACCATCGGCACCATCATCTGGGTGCTGATTGCCTACAAGTTTCACCAGCGCATGATCGACGCCGTCACCGGCGCCCATCAGGTGACCCGCGCCGAGGAGCCACGGCTCTATAACCTGCTCGAGAACCTGTGCATCTCGCGCGGCATCCCGATGCCGAGCCTGCGCATCGCCGAAGACGACGCGCTCAACGCTTTCGCCACCGGCCTCAACGAGAAGCAGTATTCCATCACCGTGACGCGCGGCTTGATCGGCGCTCTCAACGACGCCGAAATGGAGGCGGTGCTCGGCCATGAGCTGACCCATATCCGCAATGGCGACGTGCGCATGCTGGTCATCGCCGTGGTCATCGCGGGCGTGATCTCGTTCTTTGGCGAGATGGTGTTCCGGCTGTTCTTTCAGAGCGCGCGGTTCGGCGGCTTCGGCGGCCGGCGCAGCGACAGCAGCGACCGCAAAGGCGGCGGCGCTGCGATCGCGATCGTTATCGCCATTGTCCTGATCGTCGTTGCCTGGGTGCTGTCGATCGTCATCCGTTTCGCGCTGTCCCGGAAGCGGGAATATCTCGCCGACGCCGGTGCCGTCGAGCTCACCAAGAACCCCGATGCCATGATCATGGCGCTGCGCAAGATCGAGAACCGCGGCGAACTGGCGACCGCCAATTCATCCGTGATGGAAATGTGTGTCGACAATCCACGCCAGGGCTTCAGCGATCTGTTCGCCACGCATCCGTCGGTTGACGCGCGTGTCGACGCCTTGGTGAAATTCGCCGGCGGTCATGATCCCGGCCCCATTGCCCTTGAGCCGCCGGCGGATCCGCAAGCACAGATCGAGGATAACGCCCCGAAAGGGCCATGGGGCGCCGATCCGCAACAGGACACCGCCACGCCGAGATCGAGCCCGCAGGGGCCTTGGGGTCCGACACCCGCCTCAGACAAACCGTTCCTGCCCGACCGCTCGCCGCTCGACGATAGCGGCGGCCCGAGCGGATCCACTCCTCGGTAGAACCTTCACTTACGAAAGTCCTGTCCATGCCATCCTCTATCCCTTGGCCTCAACCCGTTACCCTGAACGGTACCCACGCGCGCCTCGCGCCGCTGGCTCCGGAGCATCGCGACGGCCTGATCGAAGCGGTGAAGGACGGCGAATTATGGCGGCTCTGGTACACCGCTATCCCCTCACCCGAAGGCATGGAGAAGGAAATCGAGCGGCGGCTCGGCCTGCAGGCCGCCGGGTCGATGCTGCCATTCACGGTCTTCGACGGCGACGGCCGCACCGCCGGCATGACGACCTACATGAATATCGACGCCGCCAATCGCCGAGTCGAGATCGGCTCAACCTGGTACGCGAAGCGCGTGCAGCGCACGGCGCTCAACACCGAATGCAAGCTGATGCTGCTGACGCATGCCTTCGAAAAACTCGACTGTATCGCCGTCGAATTCCGCACGCACTTTTTCAATCGGGCCAGCCGCCGCGGCATCGAACGCCTCGGCGCCAAGCTCGACGGCATTCTTCGCAGCCACCAGATCGGCGCGGGCGGCGCGCTGCGCGACACCGTCGTCTACAGTATCATCGCCAGCGAGTGGCCGACGGTGAAGCAGCATCTGACGTTTTCGCTGACCCAAAAGCAGGTCTGACGGCGCCGGGTCGGCGGCCGCGTCAATGCCCCTCGAAGCCGATCAGCGTGCGCACCGGAACGCCGAGCTTGCGCAGCTTCTCGGCGCCGCCGAGTTCGGGCAGGTCGATCACAAAGCAGGCGGCCAGCACTTCGGCACCCAGTTGGCGCAGCAGCTTCACCGCCGCCTCGGCGGTGCCGCCGGTCGCGATGAGATCGTCCACCAGCACCACGCGCTCGCCCTCGACCAGAGCATCGGCATGCATCTCGATGATGTCCTCGCCGTATTCCAGCGCATAGGCGACGCTCACCGTCTTGTGCGGCAGTTTGCCCTTCTTGCGGATCGGCACGAAGCCGGCCGACACCTGATGCGCCACCGCGCCGCCGAGAATGAAGCCACGCGCTTCGATGCCGGCAACCTTGTCGATCTTGGAGCCAGCCCAGGGCTGTACCAGCTCATCGACGGCGCGGCGAAAGGCGCGCGCATTGCCGAGCAGCGTGGTGATGTCGCGAAACACGATGCCCGGTTTCGGGTAATCCGGGATCGAGCGCACGGCATCGCGGAGTTCGGATTCGACGTTCGTTACATTCATGATGATTGCTCTCACGCTCTAAGATTGCCGAGCACCCGGCCGGCGACCGCGTCGAGCATCGCAATCAGCTCGGGGTCGCGCGCATCGGAATGTGTGATTAGCGCATTGTCGAGTGCGCGGTCGGAGCCGATCGGGCACAGCTCGTGTTCGCGCGGGAAATCGCGCGCCAGCCGGGACACCAACCGCTTGGCACGGTCGGCATTGTCCAGCAGCACGTTGACGATCTGCGCCACCGTCACCGCATCATGGTCCGGATGCCAGCAGTCGAAGTCGGTGACCATGGCGACCGTGGCGTAACAAATCTCGGCTTCGCGGGCGAGCTTGGCCTCCGGCATGTTGGTCATGCCGATCACCGAATAGCCGAGCTGCTTGTAGGTCATGCTCTCGGCATAGGTGGAGAACTGCGGCCCCTCCATGCAGACATAGGTGCCGCCGAGTTTCGGCTCGATGCCTTCGGCAATGGCGGCGGCAGCGATGCGCTCGCGCAGGCGCGGCGACACCGGATGGGCCATCGAGACATGAGCGACCAGCCCCTTGCCGAAGAACGAACTCTCGCGCTTGTGGGTGCGGTCGACGAACTGATCGACCAGCACGAAAGTGCCGGGCGGCATGTCCTCGCGGAACGAGCCGCAGGCCGACAGCGACACCAGATCGGTGACGCCGACGCGCTTGAGGACGTCGATATTGGCGCGGTAGTTGATGTCCGACGGCGACAGGCGGTGGCCCTTGTCGTGGCGCGGCAGGAACACCACCGGCAGGCCGGCGATGTCGCCGATGCGCAGCGCCCCGGACGCCTCGCCCCAGGGGCTATGGACCCGTTCCTCGCGAACGTTCTCCAGGCCCGGCAGGTCGTAAATGCCGGAGCCGCCGATAATGCCGAGAACGGATTTGGCCATGAGATACCTTTGTCGCCCATTCCGTCATTCCGGGGCGCCGCCGCAGGCGGCGAGCCCGGAATCCATAATCCGAAGCGCTGCGGCGTATGGATTCCGGGCCCGCTCACTTCGTTCGCGTCCCGGAATGACAGCGTAAAATTGGGCGTCAGACTACATAAGCCGCACCAAAAACAAAGGGCCCCGAACCGGGGCCCTTCGCATCTCTAATTCGCTGGCTGCGTCCTAGTGCACCGCCGACCACACCTTCTTTTTGGTGAAGTACAGGAGGCCTGTCAGCACGAGCAGGAAGATCATGACCTGGAAACCGAGGCGCTTGCGCGCCACCAGGTGCGGCTCGGCCGCCCACATCATGAAGGCCGCGACGTCGCGCGAATACTGGTCGAGCGTCTGCGGCGCGCCGTCGTCATAGGTCACCTGGCCGTCGCTGAGCGGCTTCGGCATGGCGATGACGTGACCCGGAAAATACTTGTTGTAATTGCCGCCGGCCGGCATCGTGAAGCCCTGCGGCGCGTCCTCATAGCCCAGCATCAGGGCATGGATGTAGTCCGGCCCCTGCTCCTGGAACTGACTGAAGATGTCGATGATCCACCACGGGAAGCCGCGTTCGTAGGTACGAGCCTTTGCCAGCGTGGAGAAGTCCGGCGGCGCGACGCCGCCATTGGCGGCCGCGGCTGCCAGCGGGTTGGCAAACGGCGCCGGGAACTTGTCGGCGGGACGGCCGTCGCGCTCGATCGCCTCGCCCTTGTCGTCCAGATCCTTGATCTTGTACTCGGCGGCCAGCGCCTCGACCTGCTTCTCGGAGTAGCCGGGGCCACCCGGCTCCGCCAGATTGCGGAACGAGACGAGATTCATGGAGTGGCAGGAGGCGCAAACTTCCTTGTAGACCTTGAAACCGCGCTGCAACTGGCCCTGGTCGAACTTGCCGAACGGACCGGCGAATGACCATTTCAGCGACGGCGGATGAGCCTGCCCCTCGGCGGCTTGAGCGACGCTGGTGCCGAGAACGGCCGCGCCAAGCGAGGCGGCCAGAGCGAAAGCGGTGAAGGTACGATGCATCGTCATGTCCGTTCTCCCGCTCAGGCCTTCGCCAATACCGATTCGGAAATCGAATTTGGCAACGGCTTGGTCTTCTCGAATATCCCGAGCAGCGGGAGCACGATGACGAAGTGCGCGAAGTAGTAGAAGGTCAGGATGCGCGCGATCAGCGTATAGATGCCTTCCGCCGGCTTCGAGCCCAGCCAGCCCAGCCCGATGCACACCGCGACGAACAACCAGAAGAACTGGCGATACAGCGGGCGATAGCGCGCGGAACGGACCTTCGAAGTGTCGAGCCACGGCAGGAAGGCCAGGATCGCGATCGAGCCGAACATGGCGAGAACGCCGAGCAGCTTGTCCGGAATGGCGCGCAGGATGGCGTAGAACGGCAGGTAGTACCATTCGGGCACGATGTGCGCCGGGGTCACCGCCGGATTGGCCGGGATATAGTTGTCGGCATGGCCGAGGTAGTTCGGCGTGTAGAACACGAACCACGCGAACATGATGCAGAACACCACGACGAAGAAGCCGTCCTTCAGCGTCGCATAGGGCGTGAACGGCACCGTGTCCTTGTCCGACTTCGGCTCGATGCCGGCCGGGTTGTTCTGGCCGACAACGTGCAGCGCCCAGACATGCAGAATGACGACGCCGGCGATCACGAAGGGCAACAGGTAGTGCAGCGAATAGAAGCGATTGAGCGTCGGGTTGCCGACGGCGTAGCCGCCCCACAGCCAGGTAACGACGGTCTCGCCGACGCCGGGGATCGCCGAGAAGAAGTTGGTGATGACGGTCGCGCCCCAGAAGCTCATCTGACCCCAGGGCAGCGTGTAACCGAGGAAGCCGGTGGCCATCATCAGGAGATAGATGATGACCCCGAGGATCCACAGCACTTCGCGCGGCTCCTTGTAGGAGCCGTAATACATGCCGCGGAAGATGTGGATGTAAACGGCGATGAAGAACATCGACGCGCCGTTCGAATGCAGATAGCGCAGCAGCCATCCGTAATTGACGTCGCGCATGATCGCCTCGACCGAAATGAAGGCGAGATCGACATGGGGGGTATAGTGCATCGCCAGCACGATGCCGGTGACGATCTGCACGCCCAGCATGAACGACAGAATGGCGCCGAACGTCCACCAGTAGTTCAGGTTCTTCGGCGTCGGGTAGGCGACGAAAGAGGAATGAATGAGACCGCCAATCGGCAGCCGCTTCTCGATCCATTGCAGAAAGCCATTCTGCGGCTGGTAGGTCGAGTGTCCGCTCATGATCGAACCTTCAAGAATGCAATCGTTGCGGATCAGCCGATCCGGATGCGGGTGTCTGAAACGAACTGGTAGGGCGGCAGTTCGAGGTTTTTCGGCGCAGGGCCCTTACGGATGCGGCCAGCGGTGTCGTAGACCGAGCCATGGCAGGGGCAGAAATAGCCGCCGTACTCACCCTGATGGGCCAG
The Pseudolabrys sp. FHR47 genome window above contains:
- a CDS encoding adenine phosphoribosyltransferase; the encoded protein is MNVTNVESELRDAVRSIPDYPKPGIVFRDITTLLGNARAFRRAVDELVQPWAGSKIDKVAGIEARGFILGGAVAHQVSAGFVPIRKKGKLPHKTVSVAYALEYGEDIIEMHADALVEGERVVLVDDLIATGGTAEAAVKLLRQLGAEVLAACFVIDLPELGGAEKLRKLGVPVRTLIGFEGH
- a CDS encoding S-methyl-5'-thioadenosine phosphorylase, with amino-acid sequence MAKSVLGIIGGSGIYDLPGLENVREERVHSPWGEASGALRIGDIAGLPVVFLPRHDKGHRLSPSDINYRANIDVLKRVGVTDLVSLSACGSFREDMPPGTFVLVDQFVDRTHKRESSFFGKGLVAHVSMAHPVSPRLRERIAAAAIAEGIEPKLGGTYVCMEGPQFSTYAESMTYKQLGYSVIGMTNMPEAKLAREAEICYATVAMVTDFDCWHPDHDAVTVAQIVNVLLDNADRAKRLVSRLARDFPREHELCPIGSDRALDNALITHSDARDPELIAMLDAVAGRVLGNLRA